The Streptomyces sp. NL15-2K genome contains a region encoding:
- a CDS encoding helix-turn-helix transcriptional regulator — protein sequence MLGIVETRSVSPVFVGRTDELDALNDALARACAGEPQALLLAGEAGVGKTRLVEEFATTACRRAAVVALGGCVEIGADGLPFAPFSTALRALRRELPEEFAAAAAGQEEELARLLPELGEAGVGRHDEEGMARLFELTARLLERVAADRTVVVALEDLHWADASTRHLLAYLFRTLRTGRLVVLATYRSDDIHRRHPLRPLLAELDRLRTVRRLELSRFNRTEVGRQIAGILAQEPDPAQVDEIFERSDGNAFFVEELAVAAHEGGCVGLTDSLRDLLLVRVEGLPESAQRVARLVAEGGSTVGYRLLAAVAGLAEDDLIEALRAAVNANILLAAPGGDGYRFRHSLVREAVGDDLLPGERSRLNRRYAEALEADPTLVPADERVMRLASYWYHAHDASKALPAVLDASVTARRRHAYSEQLRLLERAMELWDTAPEDIRAELRPVDYTEVYPACGCDPATTPLRYLDLMAEAAVAGRLCGERERALKITKRALRLLEDEGDDPQRAAWFWVQRSRLVQAQARGDGWQELGTAQDLVRGLPPSEVHAEVLSTVANWAMLHEPGPDAFSAAERAVEYARMVGARDIELNARLTLGCLMVDGGDVDAGLAELYEVKERAVEEGMTYVASRAHVNLPSELEAVGRSREAVPILEAGIAYSRKYGQLDSEAWMWGNLCDSLYSLGRWDDAAEAAATALRVGHSAKPQGAGALRLANLALVRGDVAGAAAHLATARAHYGTHDPMPQQALPLARIVIGVAAGEGRLLDARAELERVLDAGFPPGTQRYGWSVLLAAALAEADARDLATAEEGRAVALDRILVAVKTLTTGAPVWLAVEKWVRAEVRRAEGQDTPELWSEVVTAFEHLDHPYDLARVRYRMAESLLAGGGEPERARATELLRLAHAVAEHLGARPLAETVARLAQRARLTLTGTRPSTPDDPARALGLTGRERDVLRLVSAGRTNRQIAEELFISPKTASVHVSNILGKLGVSGRGEAAAVAHRLGLFPPAAEEWVGAG from the coding sequence ATGCTCGGCATCGTGGAGACCAGGTCCGTCAGTCCCGTGTTCGTCGGCCGCACCGACGAGTTGGACGCGCTGAACGACGCGCTCGCCCGCGCCTGCGCGGGCGAGCCGCAGGCGTTACTGCTCGCCGGTGAGGCCGGGGTCGGCAAGACCCGCCTCGTCGAGGAGTTCGCCACCACCGCCTGCCGCCGGGCCGCCGTCGTCGCGCTCGGCGGCTGTGTCGAGATCGGCGCCGACGGACTGCCCTTCGCTCCCTTCTCCACCGCGCTGCGCGCCCTGCGCCGCGAACTGCCCGAGGAATTCGCCGCCGCGGCCGCCGGTCAGGAGGAGGAGCTGGCCCGGCTGCTGCCCGAGCTGGGCGAGGCGGGCGTGGGCCGGCACGACGAGGAGGGCATGGCCCGCCTCTTCGAACTCACCGCACGGCTGCTGGAGCGGGTCGCCGCCGACCGCACCGTCGTCGTCGCCCTGGAGGACCTGCACTGGGCCGACGCCTCCACCCGCCACCTCCTCGCCTACCTCTTCCGCACCCTGCGCACCGGCCGCCTCGTCGTCCTCGCCACCTACCGCTCCGACGACATCCACCGCCGCCACCCGCTGCGCCCCCTGCTCGCCGAACTCGACCGGCTGCGCACCGTCCGCCGCCTCGAACTGAGCCGCTTCAACCGCACCGAGGTCGGCCGCCAGATCGCCGGAATCCTCGCCCAGGAACCCGACCCAGCCCAGGTCGACGAGATCTTCGAGCGCTCCGACGGCAACGCCTTCTTCGTCGAGGAACTCGCCGTCGCCGCCCACGAAGGGGGCTGCGTCGGCCTCACCGACTCCCTGCGCGACCTCCTCCTGGTCCGTGTCGAAGGGCTGCCGGAGAGCGCCCAGCGGGTCGCCCGGCTCGTCGCCGAGGGCGGCTCCACCGTCGGATACCGGCTGCTGGCCGCCGTCGCGGGGCTCGCCGAGGACGACCTCATCGAGGCGCTGCGGGCCGCCGTGAACGCCAACATCCTCCTCGCCGCTCCCGGCGGCGACGGCTACCGCTTCCGCCACTCCCTGGTCCGCGAGGCCGTCGGCGACGATCTGCTGCCCGGCGAGCGCTCCCGCCTCAACCGCCGCTACGCCGAAGCGCTGGAAGCCGATCCCACGCTCGTCCCCGCCGACGAGCGCGTCATGCGCCTGGCCAGCTACTGGTACCACGCCCACGACGCCTCCAAGGCCCTGCCCGCCGTCCTGGACGCCTCCGTCACCGCCCGCCGCCGGCACGCCTACTCCGAACAACTCCGGCTCCTGGAACGGGCGATGGAGCTCTGGGACACCGCCCCCGAGGACATACGGGCCGAGCTGCGCCCCGTCGACTACACCGAGGTCTACCCAGCCTGCGGCTGCGACCCGGCGACCACACCCCTGCGCTACCTCGACCTCATGGCCGAGGCCGCCGTCGCCGGGCGGCTGTGCGGGGAACGCGAACGCGCACTGAAGATCACCAAGCGGGCGTTGCGGCTGCTGGAGGACGAGGGGGACGACCCCCAGCGCGCCGCCTGGTTCTGGGTGCAGCGGTCCCGGCTGGTGCAGGCGCAGGCCCGGGGCGACGGCTGGCAGGAACTGGGCACCGCGCAGGACCTCGTACGCGGCCTGCCGCCGTCCGAGGTGCACGCCGAGGTGCTCTCCACCGTGGCCAACTGGGCGATGCTGCACGAACCCGGCCCCGACGCCTTCTCCGCGGCCGAACGCGCGGTGGAGTACGCCCGCATGGTCGGCGCCCGCGACATCGAACTGAACGCGCGCCTCACCCTCGGCTGCCTCATGGTCGACGGGGGCGATGTCGACGCCGGGCTGGCCGAGCTGTACGAGGTCAAGGAACGGGCCGTCGAGGAGGGCATGACCTATGTGGCCAGCCGCGCCCATGTGAACCTGCCGTCGGAACTCGAGGCCGTCGGCCGCTCACGGGAGGCCGTGCCCATCCTCGAGGCCGGCATCGCCTACAGCCGGAAGTACGGTCAGCTGGACTCCGAGGCCTGGATGTGGGGCAACCTCTGCGACTCGCTGTACTCGCTGGGCCGTTGGGACGACGCCGCCGAGGCCGCGGCGACCGCGCTGCGGGTGGGACACAGCGCCAAACCCCAGGGCGCCGGCGCACTGCGCCTGGCCAACCTCGCCCTCGTCCGGGGTGACGTGGCCGGGGCCGCCGCCCACCTGGCCACCGCCCGGGCGCACTACGGCACCCACGACCCCATGCCCCAGCAGGCGCTGCCCCTCGCCCGGATCGTGATCGGCGTGGCCGCGGGGGAGGGCCGCCTGCTCGACGCCCGCGCCGAACTGGAGCGGGTCCTCGACGCCGGCTTCCCGCCCGGCACCCAGCGCTACGGCTGGTCGGTCCTGCTGGCCGCCGCGCTCGCCGAGGCCGACGCACGCGACCTGGCCACTGCCGAGGAAGGCCGGGCCGTCGCCCTCGACCGCATCCTCGTGGCCGTCAAGACGCTCACCACGGGCGCGCCCGTCTGGCTCGCCGTCGAGAAGTGGGTCCGCGCCGAGGTCCGCCGCGCCGAGGGCCAGGACACCCCCGAGCTGTGGTCGGAGGTCGTCACCGCCTTCGAACACTTGGACCATCCCTACGATCTCGCCCGCGTCCGGTACCGGATGGCCGAGTCCCTGCTGGCGGGCGGGGGCGAGCCCGAGCGTGCCCGGGCCACGGAACTGCTCCGCCTCGCCCACGCCGTCGCCGAGCATCTCGGCGCACGTCCCCTCGCCGAAACCGTCGCCAGGCTCGCCCAGCGCGCTCGCCTCACCCTGACCGGGACCCGCCCGTCCACCCCGGACGACCCGGCCCGTGCCCTCGGCCTCACCGGCCGGGAACGCGATGTCCTCCGCCTGGTCTCCGCCGGCCGCACCAACCGCCAGATAGCCGAGGAACTCTTCATCTCCCCCAAGACCGCCAGCGTCCACGTCTCCAACATCCTGGGCAAGCTCGGCGTCTCGGGGCGGGGAGAGGCGGCGGCGGTGGCGCATCGGCTGGGGTTGTTTCCGCCGGCGGCGGAAGAGTGGGTGGGCGCGGGATGA
- a CDS encoding DUF6191 domain-containing protein: MFNVFEELFSPGHKHTRDEKKRLELTREDVGDGDPGRGPIDLASGIVVVRPPKPDEEGLDEDGLDEEGPDEEDSPQK; the protein is encoded by the coding sequence ATGTTCAACGTCTTCGAGGAACTGTTCTCCCCCGGCCATAAACACACCCGTGACGAGAAGAAGCGCCTTGAGCTGACCCGGGAGGACGTCGGGGACGGCGATCCCGGGCGCGGGCCGATAGATCTCGCGTCCGGGATCGTCGTCGTACGGCCGCCGAAGCCGGACGAAGAAGGCCTGGACGAAGATGGCCTGGATGAGGAAGGCCCCGACGAGGAAGACTCCCCACAGAAGTGA